A genome region from Candidatus Anaeroferrophillus wilburensis includes the following:
- a CDS encoding Na(+)/H(+) antiporter subunit D → MSETIFLHPATFFILGAMLLPVAQRFKLQKILLLVVPLLAFYQIRFLPESFGVCHFMGFELIFGRVDKLTYVFLHVFTLMAVIGSVYGLQVKESGQHMAAFLYVAGSLGVTLAGDYLTLFIFWEMMAFASTFLVWYRKRTKSIEAGYRYLLVHTAGGLVLLAGIFLRYQNVHDLSFGQIAADGATLADYLIMIGFMLNAAVPPIHAWLPDAYPEATVTGAVYMCAFTTKTAVYVLARGFPGFEALAILGAIMTLYGVGYAVIENDARRILAYHIVSQVGYMVCGVGIGTAMAINGACAHAYAHILYKALLFMGAGAVLEMTGKSKLNELGGLYKYMPISLIFTVIGGISISGFPLTSGFISKSMIIAAAGEHHRLGLLLMLTLAAVGTFLSVGIKLPYFIWFGKDSGVKAKEVPWNMQLGMAIAAFMCIFLGFYPDYLYNMLPFEVHYHPYSAYHLSETFQILGFTGLGFFLMVKKLKPEPKSNLDLDWFYRKGALVFMWVASKPISIANDWIGEVYRTVGMRFTLAVARAMSWFDWEGIDWVLDGSAKGVVKGADELRTLQTGKVQHYIGGAVVALFLILIIIVLI, encoded by the coding sequence ATGAGTGAGACGATTTTTCTCCATCCAGCCACCTTTTTTATCCTCGGGGCCATGCTGCTGCCGGTTGCCCAACGCTTCAAGCTGCAGAAGATCCTGCTGCTGGTCGTGCCCCTGCTGGCCTTCTACCAGATCCGTTTTCTGCCGGAATCATTCGGGGTCTGCCACTTTATGGGCTTCGAACTGATCTTTGGCCGCGTGGATAAGCTGACCTACGTCTTTCTCCATGTGTTTACCCTGATGGCGGTTATCGGCAGTGTCTATGGGCTGCAGGTGAAGGAGAGTGGCCAGCATATGGCGGCCTTTCTCTATGTGGCCGGTTCCCTCGGCGTGACTCTGGCGGGGGATTACCTGACGCTGTTTATCTTTTGGGAAATGATGGCTTTTGCCTCCACCTTCCTGGTCTGGTATCGCAAAAGAACCAAATCCATCGAGGCCGGCTACCGCTACCTTCTGGTCCATACGGCTGGCGGTCTGGTTCTGTTGGCTGGCATCTTTCTCCGTTACCAGAATGTCCATGATCTGAGTTTTGGCCAGATTGCCGCCGACGGGGCGACCCTGGCCGACTATCTAATCATGATCGGCTTCATGCTCAATGCAGCGGTGCCGCCGATTCACGCCTGGCTGCCGGATGCCTACCCTGAAGCAACGGTGACCGGGGCTGTCTATATGTGTGCCTTTACCACGAAAACGGCGGTGTATGTTCTTGCCAGGGGATTCCCTGGTTTTGAAGCCTTGGCCATTCTCGGAGCAATCATGACCCTCTATGGGGTTGGGTATGCTGTGATTGAAAACGATGCCCGGCGGATTCTGGCTTACCATATTGTCAGCCAGGTTGGCTATATGGTCTGCGGCGTTGGCATTGGTACGGCGATGGCCATCAACGGTGCCTGTGCCCACGCCTATGCTCATATCCTCTATAAGGCGTTGCTCTTCATGGGGGCTGGGGCGGTGCTGGAGATGACCGGCAAGTCAAAGCTGAATGAGCTGGGGGGGCTGTACAAGTATATGCCTATCAGTTTGATTTTTACAGTGATCGGCGGCATTTCCATCTCCGGCTTTCCGTTGACCAGCGGGTTTATCAGTAAATCAATGATTATTGCTGCCGCCGGCGAGCACCACCGCTTGGGTCTGTTGCTGATGCTGACCTTGGCGGCGGTTGGCACCTTTTTGTCGGTGGGTATCAAACTGCCCTACTTCATTTGGTTCGGTAAGGATTCCGGGGTGAAGGCCAAGGAGGTTCCCTGGAATATGCAGCTTGGAATGGCCATTGCTGCATTCATGTGTATTTTTCTCGGTTTTTATCCTGATTATCTCTATAACATGCTGCCTTTTGAGGTCCACTACCATCCCTACAGTGCTTACCATCTATCGGAAACCTTCCAGATTCTTGGTTTTACCGGCCTTGGTTTTTTCCTCATGGTCAAAAAACTGAAACCGGAGCCCAAAAGCAATCTTGATCTGGACTGGTTTTACCGTAAAGGGGCATTGGTCTTCATGTGGGTGGCATCCAAACCAATCAGTATTGCCAACGATTGGATTGGCGAGGTGTATCGAACCGTTGGCATGCGTTTCACCCTGGCCGTCGCTCGGGCCATGTCCTGGTTTGACTGGGAAGGGATCGATTGGGTGTTGGATGGTTCAGCCAAAGGGGTGGTCAAGGGCGCTGATGAACTCAGGACATTGCAGACCGGCAAGGTGCAGCATTACATCGGTGGCGCGGTGGTGGCCCTGTTTCTTATTTTGATCATTATTGTCCTGATCTAA